TCTAGTAATATCTTCACAGAAAGATTTTCTTTCTAAGAATTTTTTCTTATCAAAATCTCTAATAATATATGTTAATGTTGCTAACTCAATTCTTGTTTCCATATTATGTAATAAATAGAAACCTTCATATCCAGATGTATGTTCAGGTACTTCTTTTTCTGGGAACATCATAGCTAGTTCTGCAGCTATAGTGTTTGCATTTATCATTTTATCTTTTGCAGTTCCTGGATGTACACTTACTCCTTTAATAGTATATGTTATTTGTGCAGCATTAAAGCTTTCGTATTGAAGTTCACCTAATTCTCCACCATCCATAGTATATGCAAAATCAGCATCAAACTCTTCTACATTAAAATTATCTGCACCTTTACCTATTTCTTCATCTGGACCAAATGCTACCTTAACTATCCCATGAGGTATTTCTGGATGTTCTTTTAAATATTTAACAGCCTCAATAATTTCCACTATCCCTGCTTTATCATCCGCTCCAAGTAATGTAGTTCCATCAGTAGTAATTAATGTTTTACCTACATAATTTTTTAAATTTGGAAAATCTTTAGGTGATAATACTTTACCTAATTTTTCATTAAGCACTATATCTTTACCATCATAATTTTCTACAACATTAGGTTTAATATTTCTTGCTTCAAAATCAGCAGTATCAATATGAGATATAAATCCTATAGTTGGTACCTCTCTATCTAAATTTGAAGGTAATGTTGCATTAACAAAACAATAATCATTAATATATATATTTTCTAAACCTATTTCTTTTAAATCTTCAACCAACATTTTTGCAAACTCATATTGAGTTGGAGTTGAAGGTATAGTTGTAGATTTTTCATCAGATCTTGTTTCAAATTTTACATATCTTTTAAATCTCTCTAACATAACATTTCTCCTTTTTATTTGATATATAAATATTATCATAAATGTAGGTTTTAAGCAAGAAAAAAAGAGCCGAAGCTCTTTTTCTCTATTTATTATATCTTAGTAGATATAGTTCTGCTTATAACATCTAATTGTTGTTCTTTAGTTAATTTAACGAAGTTAACTGCATATCCAGAAACTCTTATAGTTAATTGTGGATATTTTTCAGGATGTTCCATAGCATCTTCTAATAAGTCTCTACCAAATACGTTAACGTTTAAGTGTTGACCAGTTTGTGCAAAGTATCCATCTAATAATCCTACTAAGTTAGTTCTCATTTCGTCATCTTCTTTACCTAAAGTTTCAGGTGTAATAGCGAATGTGTAAGAAATTCCATCATTTGCATGTTCAAATGGTATCTTAGCTACTGATGCAAGTGAAGCAACTGCTCCATTAACATCTCTTCCGTGCATAGGGTTAGCTCCTGGACCAAATGGTGCTCCTGATCTTCTTCCATCAGGTGTGTTTCCAGTTTTCTTACCGTATACTACGTTAGATGTAATAGTTAATACTGATTGAGTAGGTATTGCATCTCTATACATTTTGTGTTTTCTAATTTTGTTCATGAATATCTTAGTGATTTCTACTGCGAAGTCATCTGTTGAATCATCATTGTTTCCGAATGGTACATAATCGTCACCTTCGTTAACATAGTCAACTGCATCTCCTTCTTCGTCTCTTATAATTCTTACTTTACCATTTTTAATAGCTGCTAATGAATCTGCTACTATAGATAATCCAGCTATACCAAATGCTTGAGTTCTTTTAATGTTTTTATCATGTAATGCCATTTCAAATGATTCATAAGAATATTTATCATGCATATAGTGAATAATGTTTAATGCTTGTACGTAAGTTTGAGCTAACCAATCTAATACTTTATCATATTTTTCCCAAACTTCATCAAATACTAAGTAATCACCTTTAATTGGTTCAAACATTCCTTCAGGAGTTACTTGTAATTTTTGTTTTTCATCTTTACCACCGTTAATAGCATATAATAAAGCTTTAGGTAAGTTTACTCTCGCTCCAAAGAATTGCATTTGTCTTCCTATAGTCATAGGAGAAACACAACATGCTATACCGTAGTCATCTCCAAATGATGGTTTCATTAAATCATCATTTTCATATTGTAATGAAGATGTATCTATAGATACTCTAGCACAGAATTTTTTCCAGTTTAATGGTAAGTCTTGTGCCCATAATACTGTTAAGTTTGGTTCTGGTGCAGGTCCTAAGTTATATAATGTATTTAAAATTCTGAATGAGTTTTTAGTTACTAATGATTTAGAACCATCAACTGTCATACCACCTATTGATTCAGTTACCCATACTGGATCTCCAGAGAATAATGCATCATATTCAGGTGTTCTTAAGAATCTAATTATTCTTAATTTCATAACGAAATGATCTATCATTTCTTGTGCTTCTTTTTCTGTGATTCTTCCTTCTCTTAAGTCTCTTTCAATAAAGATATCTAAGAAAGTAGAAGTTCTTCCTATACTCATTGCAGCTCCATTTTGATCTTTAGTTGCTGCTAAGTATGCAAAGTATGTCCATTGAATAGCTTCTTGAGCTGTTGTAGCTGGTTTAGAAATATCATAACCATAGCTTTCTGCCATTCTCTTTAATGCTTTAAGTGATTTAACTTGTTCGAAAATTTCTTCTCTTTGTCTAATAACTTCTTCAGTCATTTCTGCTGGAGTTAAGTTGTTCCAATCTTTTGTTCTTTCTTCAATTAAGAAGTCTACTCCATATAAAGCAACCCTTCTGTAATCTCCTATTATACGTCCTCTTCCGTAAGCATCAGGTAATCCTGTAACTACTCCAGTTTTTCTTGCTTTTCTAATAGCATCTGTATAAGCTGAGAAAACTCCATCATTATGAGTTTTTCTATATTTAGCATAGATCTCTTTAGTAGCTGGATCTAATTTATATCCAAAAGATTCTAATGAATTCTCAACCATTCTTAATCCTCCGTTAGGGAAGATAGCTCTTTTTAATGGTTCATCAGTTTGAACCCCAACGATTTTTTCTAAATCTTTGTCAATATAACCAGGTCCATATGCATCTATTTGAGATGGTATTTTAGTTTCAGCATTATAAATACCTTTTTCTCTTTCAATTGCTAATTTTGGTTTTAATTTGTTCCATAATTCTGTTGTAGCCTCAGTCGGCCCTTCTAAGAAACTGTCATCGCCAGTATACTCAGTGTAATTTAATTGGATGA
This is a stretch of genomic DNA from Streptobacillus felis. It encodes these proteins:
- the pepT gene encoding peptidase T codes for the protein MLERFKRYVKFETRSDEKSTTIPSTPTQYEFAKMLVEDLKEIGLENIYINDYCFVNATLPSNLDREVPTIGFISHIDTADFEARNIKPNVVENYDGKDIVLNEKLGKVLSPKDFPNLKNYVGKTLITTDGTTLLGADDKAGIVEIIEAVKYLKEHPEIPHGIVKVAFGPDEEIGKGADNFNVEEFDADFAYTMDGGELGELQYESFNAAQITYTIKGVSVHPGTAKDKMINANTIAAELAMMFPEKEVPEHTSGYEGFYLLHNMETRIELATLTYIIRDFDKKKFLERKSFCEDITRKINEKYGEVVTYVMHDQYYNMGDIIKDNMECVNIAEQAMKNLDIKPKIIPIRGGTDGSKISYMGLPTPNIFVGGENFHGEFEFSCLEDMMKARDVIIEIVKLNAK
- the pflB gene encoding formate C-acetyltransferase gives rise to the protein MEAWRGFKEGNWMKEINISEFIQLNYTEYTGDDSFLEGPTEATTELWNKLKPKLAIEREKGIYNAETKIPSQIDAYGPGYIDKDLEKIVGVQTDEPLKRAIFPNGGLRMVENSLESFGYKLDPATKEIYAKYRKTHNDGVFSAYTDAIRKARKTGVVTGLPDAYGRGRIIGDYRRVALYGVDFLIEERTKDWNNLTPAEMTEEVIRQREEIFEQVKSLKALKRMAESYGYDISKPATTAQEAIQWTYFAYLAATKDQNGAAMSIGRTSTFLDIFIERDLREGRITEKEAQEMIDHFVMKLRIIRFLRTPEYDALFSGDPVWVTESIGGMTVDGSKSLVTKNSFRILNTLYNLGPAPEPNLTVLWAQDLPLNWKKFCARVSIDTSSLQYENDDLMKPSFGDDYGIACCVSPMTIGRQMQFFGARVNLPKALLYAINGGKDEKQKLQVTPEGMFEPIKGDYLVFDEVWEKYDKVLDWLAQTYVQALNIIHYMHDKYSYESFEMALHDKNIKRTQAFGIAGLSIVADSLAAIKNGKVRIIRDEEGDAVDYVNEGDDYVPFGNNDDSTDDFAVEITKIFMNKIRKHKMYRDAIPTQSVLTITSNVVYGKKTGNTPDGRRSGAPFGPGANPMHGRDVNGAVASLASVAKIPFEHANDGISYTFAITPETLGKEDDEMRTNLVGLLDGYFAQTGQHLNVNVFGRDLLEDAMEHPEKYPQLTIRVSGYAVNFVKLTKEQQLDVISRTISTKI